A single region of the Psychrobacter alimentarius genome encodes:
- a CDS encoding glutathione S-transferase, with amino-acid sequence MLNLHHLNNSRSFRILWLLEELELDYKLTSYERTKSYLAPESLKKVHPLGHTPVLEVDGRALAESGFIIEYLLRHYDTDHQFKPTDDNETAWENYTFWLHFAEASAMPPLVMRLVFSKVVERSPMLIKPISKGIRKQVEDGMIDNNIMNNLNLMEQHLQNNHWFAGEAFSAADIQMYIVVAASNARAGMDRVRFANLLNWLKRCQERPAFKRAEEKGGTPKF; translated from the coding sequence ATGTTAAATCTGCATCATTTAAACAACTCGCGCTCATTTCGTATTTTATGGTTATTAGAAGAGCTTGAGCTTGATTATAAGTTAACCAGCTATGAGCGCACCAAATCTTATCTGGCACCTGAAAGCTTAAAAAAAGTTCATCCGCTTGGTCATACTCCAGTCCTTGAAGTGGATGGTCGCGCGCTGGCTGAGTCAGGTTTTATCATTGAATATCTGCTCAGACATTATGACACCGACCATCAGTTCAAACCTACTGATGACAATGAAACGGCGTGGGAAAACTATACTTTTTGGCTACACTTTGCTGAAGCTTCTGCGATGCCGCCTTTGGTCATGCGTTTGGTATTTAGCAAAGTGGTTGAGAGATCACCAATGCTCATCAAACCAATCAGTAAAGGTATTCGCAAACAGGTAGAAGATGGCATGATCGATAACAACATCATGAACAACTTAAACTTGATGGAGCAGCATCTACAAAACAACCATTGGTTTGCTGGTGAAGCGTTTAGTGCCGCTGATATTCAAATGTATATCGTCGTTGCAGCGTCTAACGCGCGCGCAGGGATGGACAGAGTCAGATTTGCCAATCTACTAAACTGGCTTAAGCGTTGCCAAGAACGTCCAGCCTTCAAGCGTGCTGAAGAAAAAGGCGGCACACCGAAGTTTTAA
- a CDS encoding ribonuclease Z: MLKLTFLGTSAGVPTKQRNVTALAIECLNTYASSANQQNSKSHPWLLIDCGEGTQQQLLHTKLSLHQLTAICITHVHGDHCYGLPGLLASAAMSGRRQPLTVIAPKAIATLLDAIVLTTELYLPFTIDFIAVEDIVEGQVGKVDIALNEQHQLTIDITPLSHRVSSHGFGITQNISRRTLNTAKLIAAGIPTSHLWGSLQQGQDVVTDEGQQLHSADYVNHETQRTRIVVAGDNDMPECLSAAVVDTDLLVHEATYTTDVLTKIQAKNPDFDPMHSSARLVGEFAHNSGIQNLILTHFSARYQSFENPNSSTPNMAHIRADAQSGYQGNLWLAVDFAQYIVNGASDLTNNQKHDRVHYLGSARNHEK; the protein is encoded by the coding sequence ATGCTTAAGTTGACCTTTCTTGGCACATCAGCTGGTGTGCCTACCAAGCAGCGTAATGTGACGGCGCTTGCGATTGAATGCTTGAATACCTATGCATCAAGCGCAAATCAACAAAACAGTAAGTCGCACCCATGGCTGTTAATTGATTGCGGCGAGGGCACACAGCAGCAATTGTTGCATACCAAGTTGTCTTTGCATCAATTGACTGCTATTTGCATCACCCATGTGCATGGGGATCATTGCTATGGGTTGCCTGGACTGCTCGCCAGTGCGGCCATGTCTGGACGTCGCCAGCCATTAACTGTGATTGCGCCAAAAGCCATTGCTACACTTTTAGATGCCATCGTATTGACCACTGAGCTATATTTGCCTTTTACGATTGACTTTATAGCAGTTGAAGACATAGTAGAGGGGCAAGTGGGCAAAGTGGACATTGCCTTAAATGAGCAGCATCAGCTAACGATCGACATCACACCTCTCTCGCATCGAGTGTCTTCGCATGGTTTTGGTATCACACAAAATATCAGTCGTCGCACACTAAACACCGCTAAACTCATCGCCGCCGGCATACCTACCAGTCATTTGTGGGGCAGCTTACAGCAAGGTCAAGATGTGGTGACGGATGAGGGTCAACAGCTGCATTCGGCAGACTATGTCAATCATGAGACGCAGCGCACACGTATCGTAGTGGCTGGAGATAACGACATGCCAGAGTGCCTAAGTGCAGCGGTGGTCGATACAGATTTATTGGTCCATGAAGCCACTTACACCACCGATGTGTTAACTAAAATCCAAGCCAAAAATCCAGACTTCGATCCGATGCATAGTAGTGCGCGGCTAGTGGGTGAGTTTGCGCACAATAGCGGTATCCAAAACCTAATTTTGACGCATTTTAGCGCCCGTTATCAGAGCTTTGAAAATCCGAATAGTAGCACACCAAATATGGCACACATCCGCGCGGATGCGCAAAGTGGTTATCAAGGCAATCTTTGGCTGGCAGTCGATTTTGCTCAGTATATAGTCAATGGTGCCAGTGATTTGACCAATAATCAAAAACACGATCGCGTACATTATCTAGGCTCTGCACGCAATCATGAAAAATGA
- a CDS encoding ATP-binding protein yields MSQPTHSSKPTTHYALPTPILDLLTQYLQEQVTPTIKIDPEQLAYRWIGGENGHLSPLAVNLFLSLDDLQGIERQKSKLIQNTRQFLKGYPANHVLMTGTRGAGKSSLIRALLQAYHSEGLRIIEIARDDLQVLDKIRAAIKALPVDCGCRYIVYCDDLAFNGQDESYRALKSVLDGALDSEQDKLLVYATSNRRRLLPQMMKDNLDIYNGQTDEVNPYETIDETVSLSDRFGLSLTFHPMDQQTYLQIIQHYLILEQQKILANTDMTLEVGSEDGNLPDAIRADALRWASERGGRSGRVAYQFSRYWSGKTQLAIEDSMR; encoded by the coding sequence ATGTCGCAACCTACCCACTCGTCTAAACCTACTACTCATTATGCCTTACCCACGCCAATACTGGATTTGCTGACTCAATACTTACAAGAGCAGGTCACGCCAACGATCAAAATTGATCCTGAGCAGCTGGCCTATCGCTGGATCGGCGGTGAAAATGGTCATCTATCACCCTTGGCAGTCAATCTGTTTTTAAGTTTAGACGACTTGCAAGGTATCGAGAGACAAAAGTCAAAGCTCATACAAAACACACGTCAGTTTTTAAAAGGCTATCCCGCCAATCATGTGTTGATGACAGGGACACGCGGTGCAGGTAAATCTTCATTGATTCGGGCTTTATTACAAGCTTATCATAGTGAAGGGCTGCGCATTATTGAGATTGCTCGTGATGATTTGCAAGTATTAGACAAAATACGCGCCGCCATTAAGGCGTTACCCGTAGACTGTGGTTGCCGTTACATAGTGTACTGTGATGATTTGGCATTCAATGGTCAAGATGAAAGTTATCGCGCTCTAAAAAGCGTACTCGATGGTGCGCTGGATTCTGAACAAGACAAGCTACTGGTCTACGCCACCAGTAACCGCCGTCGTCTATTACCGCAGATGATGAAAGACAATCTTGATATTTACAATGGTCAAACAGATGAAGTTAATCCTTATGAGACCATTGATGAAACGGTGTCGTTATCTGATCGATTCGGTTTGTCACTCACCTTTCACCCCATGGATCAGCAAACCTATCTACAAATTATTCAGCATTATCTGATTTTAGAACAACAGAAAATATTAGCTAATACCGATATGACTCTTGAAGTTGGCTCAGAAGACGGCAATTTACCTGACGCTATTAGAGCAGATGCGCTACGTTGGGCATCCGAACGTGGCGGGCGCTCAGGACGGGTTGCTTATCAGTTTAGTCGCTATTGGAGCGGTAAAACACAGCTGGCTATCGAAGACAGTATGCGTTAA
- a CDS encoding serine/threonine protein kinase, giving the protein MKNQTMQNSASNRLIIQALQTQAQQLLPLITQALSALQYSEIVHQRIAQQNALKTRGAETKTTATSCYQGLTRAKHPQFGSVMIKWQLNAFENHDLSGLTHEYDVLKSLNALLQNQSAQKAFVPSVLTCEKISIQAMGQSQQLMALVMPYYSNGNLAKQLTNQNRPSLTDNHKHHFIKQAAHLVAELHHAGCLHNDIKPSNILLNAALESGGHNISETSDLVMIDFALAETIHQPINSNPAGTPAYLAPERWQGQRATIKSDIYAFGIMMVEILMGERPFQIATESIDPMIDWATQHCQKPVPKLPLKYSGYQCIVDKTLAKRVERRYQSMGDILLDLGKV; this is encoded by the coding sequence ATGAAAAACCAGACCATGCAAAATAGTGCCAGTAATCGGCTGATTATACAAGCTTTGCAAACGCAAGCTCAGCAGCTATTGCCGCTTATTACTCAAGCACTGTCTGCACTACAATATAGCGAAATAGTGCATCAGCGTATTGCTCAGCAAAACGCTCTGAAAACACGAGGTGCTGAAACAAAAACCACAGCAACAAGTTGTTATCAAGGTTTGACACGCGCAAAGCACCCGCAATTCGGTAGCGTGATGATTAAGTGGCAGCTAAATGCTTTTGAAAATCATGATTTATCCGGTTTGACTCATGAGTATGATGTGCTGAAATCTTTGAACGCATTATTACAAAATCAGAGTGCGCAAAAAGCTTTTGTTCCTTCTGTACTTACTTGTGAAAAAATAAGCATTCAGGCAATGGGGCAGAGTCAGCAATTAATGGCACTTGTCATGCCTTATTATTCAAATGGTAATTTAGCAAAGCAGCTTACGAATCAAAACCGTCCCTCATTAACCGATAATCACAAGCATCATTTCATTAAACAAGCCGCGCATCTTGTGGCCGAATTACATCATGCTGGCTGTCTGCACAATGATATTAAACCCAGTAATATTTTGCTTAATGCCGCTTTAGAAAGTGGTGGTCACAATATTAGCGAAACGTCTGATCTAGTCATGATTGATTTTGCGTTAGCAGAAACGATTCATCAACCTATTAACTCAAATCCTGCTGGGACGCCTGCCTATCTGGCACCTGAGCGCTGGCAGGGACAGAGAGCAACGATAAAAAGTGATATCTACGCGTTCGGTATCATGATGGTTGAAATACTCATGGGTGAGCGCCCGTTTCAGATTGCTACTGAAAGTATCGATCCAATGATTGATTGGGCGACTCAACATTGCCAAAAGCCTGTGCCAAAATTGCCTTTAAAGTATAGTGGCTATCAATGTATTGTTGATAAAACTTTAGCAAAGCGGGTAGAGAGGCGGTATCAGAGTATGGGTGACATACTATTAGATTTAGGGAAAGTGTGA
- a CDS encoding sigma 54-interacting transcriptional regulator encodes MTDYNNTRNPKSDNYSPKDQTFDRQAPDNQVLNTQRVNDQTAKVTVNNHADNHSATLWLIDDDAALRLILADTFEDAGLTVISFTQAQAAWTRLNDILQQPESAEPLPDVILTDIRMPMMDGLSFSDWVHRNFPKLPIVIMTAHSDLTSAINSYQTGAFEYLPKPFDLDDAVATIYKAINYQPNRATSPNVTGSDIDVTPDSASNKAAVSEAATKPISITRPVSKMHPSAHSEPEIKTDTQLAPQAQPQAQSNPSGIIGQSQAMQTVFRAIGRLAHSPITVLITGESGTGKELVASALHQHSPRKQQPFIALNMAAIPHDLIESELFGHEKGAFTGATTTRQGRFEQANGGTLFLDEIGDMPFSTQTRLLRVLANGEFYRVGGQQPVKVDVRIIAATHQNLEELVKLGRFREDLFYRLNVIRLPLPPLRTRREDILALAIYFMQRAAEQMNTTPKQLHPATMQIMQSFEWRGNVRQLENVCLWLTVMATGDTVMVDDLPPELLEHSPVKPQLRQPSASAQETIQDQHHYAGADILHEGFESQNWQQALAIWAEQSLQEGETDILQTATPEFERILLTAALKHSGGKKIAAANLLGWGRNTLTRKLQQLDIPS; translated from the coding sequence ATGACTGACTATAACAACACGCGTAACCCTAAAAGCGATAACTACTCACCGAAAGATCAGACTTTTGATCGGCAAGCTCCAGACAATCAAGTGTTAAATACTCAAAGGGTCAATGACCAAACTGCAAAAGTCACTGTCAACAACCATGCAGACAATCACTCTGCCACTTTATGGCTTATTGACGATGATGCTGCCCTACGTTTGATATTGGCGGATACTTTTGAAGACGCAGGATTGACGGTTATTAGCTTTACACAAGCGCAAGCAGCGTGGACACGCCTTAATGATATCTTGCAGCAGCCAGAGTCAGCCGAGCCATTGCCAGACGTGATATTGACAGATATCCGCATGCCGATGATGGATGGCTTGTCATTTAGTGATTGGGTACACCGGAACTTTCCCAAGCTTCCCATCGTCATTATGACAGCGCATTCAGACCTAACTTCTGCAATCAACAGCTATCAGACAGGCGCATTTGAATACCTTCCTAAGCCATTTGACTTAGATGATGCAGTCGCAACGATTTATAAAGCCATCAACTATCAGCCTAACAGGGCGACGAGTCCCAATGTCACTGGATCTGATATCGATGTCACTCCTGATAGTGCATCCAATAAAGCAGCCGTATCAGAGGCAGCAACGAAACCTATCAGCATCACTCGTCCTGTGAGTAAAATGCATCCATCTGCACATAGTGAACCTGAGATAAAAACTGATACTCAACTCGCACCCCAAGCCCAACCTCAGGCGCAGAGTAACCCCAGCGGAATTATTGGGCAATCACAAGCCATGCAAACCGTGTTTCGTGCCATTGGTAGACTGGCGCACTCACCCATTACCGTCTTAATTACAGGAGAGTCAGGGACAGGTAAAGAATTGGTTGCCAGTGCCTTGCATCAGCATTCACCTCGTAAACAACAACCTTTTATCGCTCTTAATATGGCAGCCATTCCGCATGATCTGATTGAGTCAGAGTTATTCGGTCATGAAAAAGGGGCGTTTACAGGAGCCACCACAACGCGCCAAGGTCGTTTTGAGCAAGCAAATGGAGGGACGTTGTTTTTAGATGAAATTGGAGATATGCCGTTTAGCACGCAAACGCGTCTACTACGAGTATTGGCCAACGGAGAGTTTTATCGAGTGGGCGGACAGCAGCCGGTCAAAGTAGATGTGCGCATCATCGCTGCTACCCATCAAAATCTAGAAGAATTGGTCAAACTGGGTCGATTTCGTGAGGATCTTTTTTATCGCCTAAACGTCATTCGCCTGCCACTACCGCCTCTGCGCACACGGCGCGAAGACATCCTTGCCCTAGCCATTTATTTTATGCAGCGCGCGGCTGAGCAGATGAATACGACTCCAAAGCAGTTGCATCCTGCAACGATGCAGATAATGCAGTCTTTTGAATGGCGCGGTAATGTGCGCCAACTTGAAAACGTTTGCTTGTGGCTCACCGTCATGGCAACTGGTGACACAGTCATGGTTGATGATTTGCCGCCAGAACTGCTTGAGCATAGCCCAGTGAAGCCTCAACTAAGGCAACCGTCTGCCTCTGCACAAGAAACCATACAAGACCAGCACCACTATGCTGGAGCTGATATTCTGCATGAGGGATTTGAGAGCCAGAACTGGCAGCAAGCACTGGCTATTTGGGCTGAGCAATCACTACAAGAAGGCGAAACTGATATTTTGCAAACGGCAACGCCTGAATTTGAACGCATCCTACTGACGGCAGCTCTTAAACATAGTGGCGGTAAAAAGATAGCCGCTGCTAACCTACTTGGCTGGGGACGCAATACGCTGACACGCAAATTACAGCAATTAGATATTCCGTCATAG
- a CDS encoding two-component system sensor histidine kinase NtrB: MTSHLTPTKLTPDLAFLSQHLFTSILWVNDALSIIWLNAQAEQLLAISSGRLLNQSILTLLVTENSTSKDHTSIEDKEAEPTCSLTERFTQAKHYQQPFIDHDHIINTSLNGNLSLSVDYSVTPVIYEQQHYFIIEMWGKDRQSRISEEQRQQQQYSVARNMLRSVAHEIKNPLAGIRGAAQLLQRKFITFSDTATFSSQSSDTADQSTPVLTPNHNLQKTAEKLRNYTDIIISETDRLTHLIGQFLGSNQLPNWQVLNIHEPLEHVITLVLNQYPEVTLQRDYDLSLPELQADKDQLIQVFLNLINNACESMTEFAQTLQQKELSDAQSATSQAHKDSNGDYQPTLHIQTRVAFQHTISGQQHKQVLQVNITDNGSGIDPALIGQIFFPMVTSRAAGTGLGLSIVQDIISHHHGMIDVSSTQAKNSHSRLNNSQGQTRFTLYLPFNQPIVET; encoded by the coding sequence ATGACAAGTCATTTGACCCCGACAAAACTGACACCTGACTTAGCGTTTTTATCACAGCATTTGTTTACGTCTATTTTATGGGTCAATGACGCACTGTCTATTATTTGGTTGAATGCGCAAGCTGAACAATTGCTTGCGATCAGTAGTGGCAGATTGCTCAATCAGTCCATATTAACATTACTGGTCACAGAGAACTCAACGTCAAAAGATCATACGTCAATTGAAGATAAAGAAGCTGAACCCACTTGCTCTTTGACCGAGCGTTTTACGCAGGCCAAGCACTATCAGCAACCCTTTATCGATCACGATCACATTATCAATACTTCTTTAAATGGTAATTTGTCATTGTCAGTCGACTACAGCGTGACGCCTGTGATTTATGAACAACAGCATTATTTTATCATTGAGATGTGGGGCAAGGATCGTCAAAGCCGTATCTCAGAAGAACAACGCCAGCAGCAACAATATAGCGTCGCTCGAAATATGCTACGCTCGGTTGCACATGAAATCAAAAATCCCCTTGCTGGTATTCGCGGGGCGGCGCAATTACTACAGCGAAAATTCATCACCTTTAGTGATACTGCTACTTTCAGTTCTCAATCATCTGATACTGCTGATCAGTCGACGCCCGTATTGACCCCCAATCACAATTTGCAAAAAACCGCGGAAAAACTCCGTAATTATACTGATATCATCATTTCGGAAACGGATCGTTTGACCCATCTTATTGGGCAATTTCTTGGCTCGAATCAGCTGCCCAATTGGCAAGTGCTGAATATCCATGAGCCATTGGAACACGTCATAACCTTGGTGCTTAATCAATATCCAGAAGTCACATTACAGCGTGATTACGACTTATCATTACCAGAGTTGCAGGCAGATAAAGACCAGCTGATTCAAGTATTCTTAAATTTGATTAATAATGCTTGCGAATCTATGACAGAGTTTGCCCAAACGTTGCAGCAAAAAGAGTTGTCCGATGCTCAATCTGCGACTTCACAGGCGCATAAAGATAGCAATGGTGACTACCAACCGACGTTGCATATTCAAACCCGCGTGGCGTTTCAACACACCATCAGTGGGCAGCAGCATAAACAAGTACTACAAGTTAACATCACCGATAATGGCTCAGGGATTGATCCTGCGCTCATCGGACAAATATTTTTTCCAATGGTGACCAGCCGAGCAGCAGGGACTGGACTTGGATTGTCCATTGTGCAAGATATTATTAGCCATCATCATGGTATGATTGATGTCAGCTCCACACAAGCAAAAAATTCTCATAGCCGTCTCAATAATAGCCAAGGCCAAACCCGCTTTACGCTTTATCTACCGTTTAATCAACCAATCGTTGAGACGTAA
- the rimO gene encoding 30S ribosomal protein S12 methylthiotransferase RimO, with amino-acid sequence MSKTSTESVNTTTITSPSASTAPNNTATIFNPAKPAMAKERGLSDSSQPYHHKANHNQNRSIVQSSDAASTAATSTAPVSAAPKIGFVSLGCPKALVDSERIITELSRDGYQVASDYDGADLVVVNTCGFIESAVQESLDAIGEAISKNGKVIVTGCLGKEAEKIREMHPAVLAVTGAHAYDEVITAVAQHVPRPNRNMDTNYDPKIDLINEAGIKLTPSHYAYLKISEGCNHRCTFCIIPSLRGDLVSRPIDNVMNEAMALKKAGVKELLIISQDTSAYGLDLKYKTSFWNGMPLKSKFYDLCQALNDLGIWVRLHYVYPYPHVDKVVELMGEKKLLPYLDIPFQHASHSILKAMKRPAHSENTLARIKAWREICPDIVIRSTFVVGFPGETEEDFQCLLDWLVEARLDRVGAFTYSEVEGAVANDLPNHVPEDVKQSRYERLMALQQEISAQKLQEKVGKTLMVLVDEIDSDENIAICRSYADAPEIDGHVYVDEITDQVKVGQFLTVTIDDASEYDLFASYQGEH; translated from the coding sequence ATGTCCAAAACTTCTACCGAGTCGGTAAATACGACTACGATCACCTCACCGTCAGCGTCTACTGCTCCTAATAATACAGCCACTATATTTAATCCTGCTAAGCCCGCAATGGCAAAAGAGCGAGGATTGTCAGACAGTAGCCAGCCTTACCACCATAAAGCCAATCACAATCAAAACCGTAGTATCGTGCAAAGCAGTGATGCTGCTTCAACGGCAGCAACTTCTACTGCGCCAGTGAGCGCAGCACCAAAGATTGGGTTTGTATCGCTAGGTTGCCCAAAGGCACTAGTAGACAGTGAGCGCATTATTACGGAACTTAGCCGTGATGGTTACCAAGTCGCAAGCGACTATGACGGTGCAGATTTAGTCGTGGTCAATACTTGTGGCTTTATCGAGTCAGCAGTACAAGAGTCACTTGACGCCATTGGTGAAGCCATTAGCAAAAACGGTAAAGTCATCGTTACAGGCTGTCTTGGCAAAGAAGCGGAAAAAATCCGCGAAATGCATCCAGCGGTGCTCGCTGTGACAGGTGCTCATGCTTATGATGAAGTGATTACCGCAGTGGCGCAGCATGTGCCTAGACCCAATCGTAATATGGATACCAACTACGATCCAAAAATAGATTTGATCAATGAGGCAGGCATAAAGTTGACGCCAAGTCATTACGCCTACCTAAAAATCTCTGAAGGATGTAATCACCGTTGTACTTTCTGTATCATTCCAAGTTTACGTGGTGATTTGGTCTCGCGTCCGATCGACAATGTCATGAATGAGGCGATGGCACTGAAAAAGGCGGGCGTGAAAGAATTGTTGATTATTTCACAAGATACCTCTGCCTATGGTCTCGACTTAAAGTATAAGACCAGCTTTTGGAATGGTATGCCCCTAAAATCTAAGTTTTATGACTTGTGCCAAGCATTAAACGACTTAGGGATTTGGGTGCGCCTGCATTACGTCTATCCTTATCCCCACGTAGACAAAGTCGTCGAGCTGATGGGCGAAAAAAAGCTGTTGCCGTATTTGGATATTCCTTTCCAGCATGCGAGCCACAGTATTCTAAAAGCCATGAAGCGCCCTGCACATAGCGAAAACACGTTGGCACGCATCAAAGCATGGCGTGAGATTTGCCCAGATATCGTGATTCGTTCAACCTTTGTTGTCGGCTTCCCTGGTGAAACAGAAGAAGATTTTCAGTGTTTGCTCGATTGGCTAGTTGAAGCGCGCCTTGATCGCGTTGGGGCATTTACGTATTCGGAAGTTGAAGGCGCGGTCGCCAACGATTTGCCAAATCATGTACCTGAGGACGTTAAGCAATCTCGTTATGAGCGCTTAATGGCACTACAGCAAGAGATATCGGCACAAAAGCTACAAGAAAAAGTTGGCAAGACCTTGATGGTATTGGTTGACGAGATTGATAGCGACGAAAATATCGCGATTTGTCGCAGTTACGCTGATGCGCCAGAGATTGATGGCCATGTCTATGTTGACGAAATTACCGATCAGGTAAAAGTGGGTCAATTCTTAACGGTCACTATTGATGATGCAAGCGAATATGACTTATTTGCCAGTTATCAAGGTGAACACTGA
- the pyrH gene encoding UMP kinase, with protein MSDKNPRYSRILLKLSGEALAGSKDMGIDTEVLDKMSLSIAHLRGLGVQVGIVVGGGNLYRGAQLQKEGLVGRVTGDQMGMLATVMNGLAMRDALERRNIKTRLMSALPIGEVTESYSSRNAIRYLKNGEVCIFVAGTGNPFFTTDTAACLRGIEIEAGLILKATKVDGVYDKDPSLHADAKKYDGLTFDEVLEQKLGVMDLTAIALCREHNVPLQVFDMNKPNALLNVIMGENEGTRVYH; from the coding sequence ATGTCTGACAAAAATCCACGTTACTCCCGTATCTTGTTGAAACTCTCTGGTGAAGCTTTGGCCGGCAGTAAAGACATGGGTATTGATACCGAAGTACTTGATAAAATGAGTTTGTCTATTGCCCACTTGCGCGGCCTTGGCGTGCAAGTCGGTATCGTCGTTGGTGGTGGTAACTTATATCGCGGTGCGCAGTTGCAAAAAGAAGGCTTGGTTGGCCGTGTCACAGGTGATCAGATGGGTATGCTGGCGACAGTCATGAACGGACTTGCCATGCGTGATGCGCTTGAGCGCCGCAATATCAAGACGCGTTTGATGTCAGCACTGCCAATTGGTGAGGTGACAGAAAGCTATAGCAGTCGTAATGCGATTCGCTACCTCAAAAACGGCGAAGTTTGCATTTTTGTGGCAGGCACAGGCAACCCGTTTTTTACCACTGATACCGCCGCTTGCTTGCGCGGCATCGAAATTGAAGCGGGTCTTATTTTAAAAGCCACCAAAGTAGATGGCGTTTATGACAAAGACCCAAGCCTACATGCTGATGCCAAAAAATACGATGGCTTAACGTTCGATGAAGTGTTAGAGCAAAAACTGGGCGTGATGGATTTAACTGCCATTGCATTATGCCGTGAGCACAATGTACCTCTACAAGTTTTTGATATGAATAAGCCCAATGCTTTATTGAATGTCATTATGGGCGAAAATGAAGGAACGCGCGTTTATCATTAA
- the frr gene encoding ribosome recycling factor — MIKEIKQDGEARMQKTLEALESTFSKVRTGRAHPGMLSGVMVSYYGSPTPLNQVASVNVEDSRTLLVQPFDRTMVQAVDKAIREADLGLNPMTADVIRVPMPALTEDTRRDMQKLARGEAESSRVSIRNIRRDMMNDIKELAKEKEISEDDERRASDDIQKITDKYIDTIDSRLSKKESDLMEV, encoded by the coding sequence ATGATTAAAGAGATTAAGCAAGACGGCGAAGCGCGCATGCAAAAAACGCTAGAAGCGCTTGAGAGCACCTTTAGTAAAGTACGTACTGGCCGTGCACATCCAGGCATGTTATCTGGTGTAATGGTCAGTTACTATGGCTCACCTACGCCATTGAACCAAGTTGCTAGCGTAAACGTAGAAGATTCGCGCACGCTATTGGTTCAGCCATTTGACCGTACTATGGTACAAGCGGTAGACAAAGCCATTCGTGAAGCAGATCTGGGTTTGAATCCAATGACTGCTGACGTAATTCGTGTGCCAATGCCAGCGTTGACAGAAGACACGCGCCGCGACATGCAAAAACTTGCCCGCGGGGAAGCTGAGAGCAGCCGCGTTTCTATTCGTAATATTCGCCGTGATATGATGAATGACATCAAAGAATTGGCGAAAGAAAAAGAAATCTCAGAAGACGACGAGCGCCGCGCCAGTGATGATATTCAGAAAATTACTGACAAGTATATCGACACTATCGATAGCCGTCTGAGCAAAAAAGAAAGTGATTTGATGGAAGTCTAA
- the uppS gene encoding polyprenyl diphosphate synthase, whose product MSTSVFLAPDILPRHIAIIMDGNNRYGKANDLAKGQGHVAGKDALDPIVEYCVETGIEVLTVFAFSSENWQRPPSEVALLMQLLSSTIYEQIPRMNEYRIRLRFIGDRSQLSDSLQALMADAEEKTADFEAMTLVIAISYGGQWDIANAAKQLAQQVQTGQLQAEEVSKELLGEYVQLADAPAVDMLIRTGGEYRISNFLLWQSAYAELFFTQTLWPNFGAEELSTMVTEFAQRQRRFGKTSEQIVIEQQSR is encoded by the coding sequence ATGTCCACTTCAGTTTTTTTGGCTCCTGACATTCTTCCACGCCATATCGCCATTATCATGGATGGTAATAATCGTTATGGGAAAGCCAATGACTTGGCAAAGGGGCAAGGACATGTGGCTGGCAAAGATGCCTTAGATCCTATTGTTGAGTATTGTGTCGAAACAGGTATTGAGGTATTGACCGTATTTGCCTTTTCTAGTGAAAACTGGCAGCGCCCGCCTAGCGAGGTGGCGTTACTCATGCAACTCTTATCATCAACCATCTATGAGCAAATACCGCGTATGAATGAGTACCGTATTCGCTTGCGTTTTATTGGTGATCGCAGCCAGCTCAGCGACAGTTTGCAAGCATTGATGGCGGACGCGGAAGAAAAAACAGCAGATTTTGAAGCCATGACCTTGGTCATTGCCATCAGCTATGGTGGACAGTGGGATATTGCAAATGCTGCAAAACAGTTAGCCCAGCAAGTCCAAACAGGACAATTGCAGGCGGAAGAAGTGAGCAAAGAGCTGCTGGGTGAGTACGTGCAGTTGGCAGATGCGCCAGCAGTAGACATGTTGATACGTACAGGCGGTGAGTATCGAATCTCCAATTTTTTATTGTGGCAATCTGCTTATGCAGAGCTGTTTTTTACTCAAACGTTGTGGCCAAATTTTGGTGCGGAGGAGCTGTCTACTATGGTAACCGAATTCGCTCAGCGTCAACGCCGCTTTGGTAAAACCAGCGAACAAATAGTGATAGAGCAGCAGTCTCGTTAA